Proteins encoded by one window of Cloeon dipterum chromosome 4, ieCloDipt1.1, whole genome shotgun sequence:
- the LOC135942782 gene encoding uncharacterized protein LOC135942782, protein MQSLYLCSAALFVLLASARGADYSLKNPAAEDPRIQKQQPFHWGTPPPGHRVKLGFVPIKVLASVRHEKSTKFVPRREALSDATTPEEIVLAKRLKEAITTKKLGEVYTEQGYEDQKYDHGHFEKQGDFKEQFQNHDIKEHKSEHADSSGDQATHATVDVPATKAAVDVVKYPFYLSAPENSAKRYATNPKLLPDKKNNPDLPFYESTNYKECPDIAPVLSVGPDDKGPKGEPRLRGLGDKIDCLVSKYFGADPFDNPLFKEEKVHAGSINPQTLLPSETNTGPVLFITNASKKEQAEKEARTKKMRQAKQAKKNKQNLIMASAATEEIKGLMPPPLPIRLRKARDIGAPVIYSTRQGGVKFLAESKAADAPHPSRRLSGKFGARSYEVTEEPEEQPLRAFPVRTTKIERHRLNQEEPALYSSTYVPEAAAAPAEEAITTKWNAAPAPRQPENVILAAETPEPPPRPQKAQSRGRARVHAAIPEDIFDGRGERRIRPPAAQTEVQRSRQRIRAPKRVQTTAVDSEVTTVTKYAEPATEAPLPVFESPLNRPIPPPEEKTTEFIAPDKENLDISNILSADPIPAVPETTTNSVAAAPIELEAATTTTTTTTTTTPAATTVASTRGRQRSSSSRSRDRSPEPATKPQRARGRQTEAVAEADDEKVVATTRRTVRRGRQRTKPDEAEKPLRNAPEATESVGAATNQRARPTSPEVPVSSEHRNQEFSRARGRKRFNPPAHLDEQT, encoded by the exons ATGCAGTCGCTCTACCTCTGTTCTGCGGCTTTGTTTGTCCTGCTCGCCAGTGCCCGAGGGGCGGATTACTCGCTGAAAAACCCTGCGGCCGAGGACCCACGCATTCAGAAGCAACAGCCGTTCCACTGGGGAACACCGCCGCCGGGCCACCGCGTTAAGCTCGGCTTCGTGCCCATCAAAGTGCTGGCCAGCGTGCGTCACGAGAAGAGTACGAAGTTCGTGCCGCGGCGGGAGGCGCTGTCCGACGCCACCACGCCGGAGGAAATCGTGCTGGCCAAGAGGCTGAAGGAGGCGATCACCACCAAGAAATTGGGCGAGGTGTACACCGAGCAGGGCTACGAGGACCAGAAATACGACCACGGCCACTTCGAGAAGCAGGGCGACTTCAAGGAGCAGTTCCAGAACCACGACATTAAGGAGCACAAATCCGAGCACGCCGACTCCTCCGGAGATCAGGCTACGCACGCCACGGTGGACGTTCCCGCAACCAAGGCGGCAGTGGATGTCGTAAAGTACCCGTTCTATCTGAGTGCCCCAGAAAACTCGGCCAAAAGGTACGCTACCAACCCTAAACTCCTGCCTGACAAAAAGAATAACCCTGATTTGCCGTTTTACGAGAGCACTAATTACAAGGAATGCCCTGACATTGCCCCGGTTCTAAGCGTCGGGCCGGACGATAAAGGTCCCAAGGGCGAGCCCCGCTTGCGTGGGCTGGGAGACAAGATTGACTGCCTGGTCTCCAAGTACTTTGGCGCGGATCCGTTCGACAACCCCCTATTCAAAGAGGAAAAGGTGCATGCTGGCAGTATTAACCCCCAAACCCTACTCCCATCCGAAACTAACACTGGGCCTGTCTTGTTCATTACTAACGCGTCGAAAAAGGAGCAGGCCGAGAAGGAGGCGCGCACCAAGAAGATGCGACAGGCCAAACAGGCGAAGAAAAATAAGCAGAATCTGATCATGGCAAGTGCTGCCACGGAGGAGATAAAAGGCCTGATGCCGCCGCCCCTGCCGATCAGACTGAGGAAAGCGCGAGACATCGGCGCTCCTGTCATTTACTCGACCAGGCAGGGTGGTGTCAAGTTCCTGGCCGAGAGCAAAGCGGCCGACGCCCCACACCCCAGCCGCCGTCTCTCGGGAAAATTCGGTGCCAGATCCTACGAGGTGACCGAGGAGCCTGAGGAGCAGCCCCTGAGGGCGTTTCCGGTCCGCACGACCAAGATCGAGCGGCACAGACTGAACCAGGAAGAGCCTGCCCTGTACAGCTCCACGTACGTGCCTGAAGctgccgccgcccccgccgagGAGGCCATCACGACCAAGTGGAatgccgcccccgcccccCGCCAGCCGGAGAACGTGATTCTCGCCGCCGAGACCCCAGAACCTCCCCCGAGACCCCAGAAGGCGCAATCCAGAGGCCGCGCCAGGGTGCACGCGGCCATTCCGGAGGACATTTTTGACGGTCGTGGCGAACGCCGCATCCGGCCCCCGGCGGCCCAGACCGAGGTGCAGCGCAGCAGGCAGCGAATCCGTGCGCCGAAACGCGTGCAGACGACGGCGGTCGACTCGGAGGTCACCACCGTCACAAAATACGCCGAGCCGGCCACGGAGGCTCCTCTTCCGGTCTTTGAATCGCCCTTAAATCGGCCAATTCCTCCCCCAGAAGAGAAAACCACAGAATTTATCGCTCCTGATAAGGAAAATCTCGACATCTCCAATATATTATCTGCCGATCCAATTCCCGCGGTGCCCGAGACGACGACGAATTCCGTCGCAGCAGCCCCTATCGAGCTCGAGGCGGCGACCACCACGACGACGACCACGACAACAACCACCCCTGCTGCGACGACGGTGGCATCGACTCGCGGAAGACAGCGGTCGTCGAGCAGCAGGTCGAGAGACCGCAGCCCGGAACCGGCCACCAAGCCCCAGCGGGCCAGAGGGAGACAAACTGAAGCTGTCGCGGAAGCTGACGATGAAAAAGTCGTCGCCACGACCCGTCGCACCGTGCGACGAGGCAGGCAGAGGACCAAGCCAGACGAAGCCGAAAAGCCGCTCCGCAACGCTCCAGAGGCCACCGAATCTGTTGGAGCAGCGACAAATCAAAGAGCGAGACCGACATCTCCCGAGGTCCCCGTCTCTTCTGAACACAGGAATCAAGAATTTTCACGTGCCAG GGGGAGGAAGAGATTTAATCCGCCTGCCCATCTCGACGAGCAGACGTGA